Part of the Nicotiana sylvestris chromosome 2, ASM39365v2, whole genome shotgun sequence genome, CTTATTAAATTAATCCCATCCATTACTTGCTAAAGGTCAAAAAGTCCAAATTAGAATCACGATAACCAGTGAGCCAGTGTAAGTTTGAGTGCTAGCTACATGCCTCTTCTGTGATActccaaaagaagaagagaacaATCTTCCAGTAAGAAGCTATTGTACAATGGTACAGTTACTCCTTAATGATATGTTGACCTGTAGGTCATATGGTTTCAAAGCATGGAATAACCTCTTCGCAGAAATGCAAAGGGAGGACCTGCTTACAGTATAACCCACTCTACCCTTTCCTGAACTAACCAAGTAGCACTTTGAGCAGGGGCGGAGCTAGAGACCAAGGTATGGGTTCAGGGGAACCCAGTAACTTTGGCCGAAACTCTGTTGGTTTTAAGAAATCCATTTAATTTGTACAAATTATTAGTGACCCTAGTGACTTGAAAGTGCTAGAATTCTGAATCCATAAGCTTCAAATCCTGGCTCTGCCTCTCACTTCGAGCACATGATAAGCAATTTTTAGGACTGAAGCAAAAAGCTGATTGAAGCTAACAAACAATATATCTAACCAAATGTGCAAGGATGCACCTTCAGCCGCCACTTAAACCACATATATAATAGAaacttttttcttcaaaaaatacTAAGTATTTATACCAAGTCTATACCTACTGCGACAAAGTAGTAGTTGGTGCAGTAGTACCGGTGCCCTCGACTCGAATCTTTTCCATTTTAAGTGGCACACTTTCTTTTTTAGTTAAGAATGGCACTTTTCTATATCTTGAAACAATTTAACTTTATATTTCTCATTTTACCTTGATTTATAGGCACTACCGGTTGTTTCAAACTACAATTCAAAAGTTTATCTTTCTTTCTTATATTTTATGCCTAGCCAAACACGGTCACATAGAATGGAACACGAGGTATATATATGCAGCAACATCCACTAAGTATAATATGTGCAGATGCTCCGCATTCactgtgtgtgcgtgtgtgtgagGGAGGGAGAGAGAGAGGACCTCTTGCCGGAAATTAGTCTCCGGCGAGTAGAATCATCAGCAGCATTGCGGTTCAGCCTTTCTTTTATAGACGTCCGACTTAGTGCCTCTTCCCGATCAGCGTACATGGTACTTATCACGCTTCCAGAGTTGATCACCAAACCCAAATCAAAGCTCGGAACCCTAACCCTAACCCTAATTCTGTGGATGTACGTATTTACACAAACACAAACTAGCAGGAATGAAAATTGTAAGTGGTGCAGAAAAGGTTGTTTTTGGCAGCTAAAAAATTTTCCCTTTTATTTCCGAAGGGAAGAAGGAAAATCGAAATAAAATGTGCCGTCAAATTTCCTGGGAATCGGGTTCGGGTTCGGGTTCGGGTTCGGGTTTGGGTGTGGGTTCGGGTAGCACAATAAGGGGCTGTTTGGTTTGGTGACAGACGTAATAATCTCCACATTAAAATCAGCATACGTTTATATAGTAGGCGTTTGACCatattaaagttttttttttcaaaaataaataaatcaaataTATGTTTATTTATAGAATTAATCTAGTTTTTGGGAGACTTTAAAAACCAAAACTTCAAATCCAAAATATAGCTTAAGACCTCTTTTTGAGCCAAATTACGACCATTTAAGACTTTTTAGCagaaaaaataactttttaataTGTCAAAACTTACCCcaaaatttatgtccaaacacatttttaatttcaaatcaaacttcacccaaatcagcTTTTTTTCAAAGACTATTTGGGGGTCTATTTCCAAACGATCCATATATTTGCTAGGGATTTAAGGAGATTTCATCCCCACATAGAAATTAACATTAATTAATACAATATTTAATTAACTGACATGTCATTTATGGCTTCGGGAATTTGACTTTTCCGTTGAGTTGtattttccaaaaaattaaaCACAATTTAGTAATTTTAAtataatactccctccggtccaaaataagtgattttttggcctttttcttgtggtccaaaataagtaattttttcagatttcaagaatgaattaattatttttttcctatattgtccttggagtaaataatgttaaaatatgtgttaggagtatttatgtgagataataaaggttaatatggtcaattctattgctaattaatactaaaagctagatttcttaatctgtgtgaaaacatccaaaaaatcacttattttggaccggagagAGTATTAACTATTACACGATTCAAGCCAAACAAGTGGGGGCTATATGCAATTCTCATCGACCATATTACTCAATTTAAATCCTCTTATgcggggagaaattcaaaaaatagccaaatttacaagtggtcattcaaaaatagcaacgcttttaaaagtaatcgaaatttagccacttttcatataaagataaatttgagcgaaaacactgttcaaaacccaaaaaatatgtcagtatattatgttgtagttccagcataagtatacttgaactccagcatattatactggagttccaggataagtatattggaactccagcataatataatggagttccagcataagtacactagaactacaacataatatactggagttccagcaaagtataccggtccagtataatatgctggaagtttatacacaAGTGCtcgaatctccagtatattatgttggaactttccgcgtgttggagttccagcataataggctggaagttcatacactggtgcaccgaactccagtatattatgttggaccggtctctgttgcagcaaaatagtggttatttttcaatgacttggcaaacgttggttatttttgaatgaccagtctgaaAACTGGTCAGAACGTGCTATTTTAACTCTTATGCGAGTATAGTTTAGTAATTTTAATGATATAGAAAATAGTTTTATGACTTTACTGATGTTAACATCAGGATGTTATAATTTTAGAACCTCATTAATCTTGTTGGTAAAATTGATCATTGATCACTCATGAAATTTAAAAGGTACTTATTGATACCTCATCTAAACCATTATATGGAGGAACTTATATTTGATTACTCCACTTATGTGAGTAATTATACTCTTCCTTACAAGATTATACAAGGAGAGAAAATTAAGAATTTTATACCCAAAACATATTGAAAAGCTAAATCCAAATTAAAAGCATTCACCAAGCAAAGCAAGAAATCGAAACAAAACTTTCTATTTACTGTAGTTTCATTATTGTAAAGAAAAAAGTGCTAGCTGGACCTATGCACATATTGTTTCCAACTCGaactatatatgtgtatatatatatacttgtaaaattaaaatatttattaaAGGTGCATGTACTATTTTTCTATACAATTATGAAAAACATTCTGGGGGTGGAGTAGAAAACCTAGACTTATCAACACAATAATCATAAGTCATATACTTGGCTTTAACTTCTTcatatttttttctttgtttagaaCTCAACTTCCAATATTTTTTTTGGTTCCACCAAAAATTAGGAGAATTACAATTAGTATTAATGGAACTAATTGGGCAGCCAATAATATCGAAATCTTGGAAATGAGCTTTAAAGGGTGCAAAAGACCAATTGGTCTTTGTTAATCCTCCATCTGTTGCCCAATTATCTCCATCCCATATTGTAGCTAATATTTGCATTGGTTTTGATGGATAATTCACTCCAATATTTGCCTTGTTTTTGAACACTCTAAATGGTATATTGTCCACAAAAAACCTGAAACATATTGCAAAAGAAAACATAAAAATCAGACTCATGAAATTTAACTTGTCGTAAAAGGTTACTTGTCTTTTGTTTCAGGAAATTTATCTTGTTTTTCTACTAATAACTTATAGATGAACTTTTGCATATCAGTGCAATTTAATCAACTTATTTAATAGGTTATTTACCTTATTTTTTCAGGTTAAGAGATTATTAGTTCTATACACTATGAGCGTTTATCTTTATTACTAGACAGAGGCGGGGTTGGGGATTTTTATCGCCTAAAGTTACTGagtaaattaataatttatacatattcaataaaTTTTTTACGACAAATATAGTGTTCGaaccaaagctactgggttcggccAAACCCGCTCTTAACACTCTAGCTCCGCCCTTGTTACTAGATTATTATTAGTTCTATACATGACTATGGTAAAAGATTAGGTGTTTTTTTCTCATGTGTCAAAATTTTAGTGGATAGAGTTATTCAATATTTGTGCTGGCGGAAAACAACAAAAACACAATGAAATAGCACAAATCAAATTGGTTAGACACCACTGTTATAAAAaaacatgaatatatatatatatatatatatataatattatataGTACAAAAATTGATTGACTACCTCAATTTTTATCTTTTTGGTGAGAACTCGATTTTTCACCTTCTAATCCCCTCCCCCATTTCCCTTACCCTACCCCCAGGGCTGCAGTGTCACGAGATAACGTTTTGTTGGattcttttaatatatatatgtataagaaaaataaaaatatttaggaTAAATATAAAAAATGCCACTGATTATCGTTATAATGATTTGTTCATTGGTTTTACTTTTTAAAATTGTGACACCGCTTATGAAATATCCTGCGTACGCTACTATAACTAcccctattttttttttaaaaaaagggtgtACATAATTGTCTTACACTATCTGATGCTGGTTCCATAGGATTTTGTAGTTGTGAAAATCTGCAGTTGGATCAAACCAAAGATGCATCCTTTGTTCTCTATTTCCTTGGCCATTTGCAAATATGTTTGTCTGCAACGTATATGGTTTACCTTCTCTGTTGCCCAAAAACTCGAAATCTACCTCATCATGATCATTGTTTGTATTTGATCTTAACTGCAACCATAATTATATTCTTTAATTTAGACCAAATTtccaaatcttaaatattaaatttaCTTGGTTTTAACTTATATACACTAATAACGCAACTTTGTTTTTTTTAGACTAACAATCAGGGGCGGCTAAATATAATGGGGagtcaaattaaaatttaaaaagaagCCTTAAATTTTTcgataaaaattaaatatattttatttgatgtttactCTTATAGCTACAACTTTAAACTGTAAGTACTTCAATCAAAAATCTATATTGCTGCAACTTTCAACCGCATGTATTTCAATCTCAAATTGactgtaaattaaataattgaaATATTGCTTTACTTGCCTTAGGTCAAAGCCGACTCAATGTATTTTAATATATTATAGCGCGTAATCTGGCAATCTgctatattttcaagttgttaatCTCACTTTTATgagtaatttgattttttttttttaagattgtCGATGTATAGAAGTTAAACTCAATTTACTAAAATAAGTTTATAAGAAATATTAATACTTACATAAAAAGCAGTCACGACTCCTGCAGAGTCTCTGTCTGGTAGCTTTATTCTCATGTGAAAGAAGCCTGAACCATAATTAGCCTTGGACCCAAAGCCAGATCCTATAATTCAACAAATAATTTtgcataatataaaaaaaatacataagcAAAGAATAACTTAATTAGTATTCGTTTGGTTTAGAAATAAGTTATCCTAGGATTAATTATAGCAAGATTAGTTATTCCGGAATTGTTATCCCACTCCAATAGGGATAAAAATAATATTACAATCCCGGGATAACTAATCCCTGGATTTGTTATACTGCGATATATTTTATCCCAACTTAATATGGAaaaaactcatctcaaatttaatcccgGGATTAATTATTCATTATCCATTATCATACCAAATGAGCCCTTAATGTACGCCATGCATATACAATTATGAAAACTAAAGTTGATCATGCATGAAAacacttctttaatttcttcctttttttcttcttttggacTATAGGTGATATGTGTTAAAAAACAAAATTAagtaattaaaattatttttttaagcgTTTAAATTTTTAGTTCATGAGATGGTCACACAGTTCAAGTACGTCTAAGACCGGTTCATTTCTCATAGACAACGTCCattataaaaaaaagaattttcacgTATTTAACCTAAGAAAAAAAGATCAGTCAGCACGTGAGAGACATGTACAATACATAGTTAAGCAATTAAAAATGTGTTCTTTCTAATAGCTTAAGCTAAGGTAAGATATATAACGGAGCAAgcgaaacatatatatatatatatatatatataaactaaatTACCAGAGGTTTTGTCCATTGAAATCTGAAGTTCTCTTCCTCTGTTGAAGGACACGACGTGTTCATTTCCAAACAGAATATGATAGTTGACATTAAAAGGCAAGTCTTTGGCTCCACTGGCAAAGGCCCCTAAAACTAGGAGAAATGCAAAAAGACAGACAAGATGTAGAGAAGAACGCATATTTAGAAGAATATTACTCTATTCTTGATCAATATCAAAAAAATAATGATTGTGAGTTTAACAAGAGAAAGCTCTCTGGTTGGTTATATAGAGTTTTTTGAAAAGCTTCTAAAAAAAAGTGCAGTTCGGTGCACTAAAtttccgctatgcgcggggtccagaAAAGGGTCGAATCACAAGAGTCTATTTTACGGAGTCTTACCCTACATTTGtgcaagaggctatttccacggctcgaacccgtgacctcttgGTCACATGGTAGCAATTTTATCAGTTaagccaaggctccccttctgaAAAGTTTCTAATagacaaatttaatttttatttataaaactaGAAAAgtaaaaggaaattaataaaacTTACTCTAAATACTTCTTTTTTTTCACTCGGTGTTCTATACTCGCATTGGATTTGCACGGCGCTGTAAGACTCATTAAAGGGGAAGAGCTCCCTACTAGAATTTTTGAAGAATTAATTAACCTAAATAGCCTTCCACCCAACAACTTACACCAAAATAGCCGGCAAATATGTAATATAtgtataatccatatataatatatgcataaccGTTAATAATCAGTGTATAATCTATATATACTAGctagaaaaataaaaacaatgaATCCAAGTGACTATTTATGTAAAGATCACAGAACTTTTTATAATTTAAACCCGACGTCTCTGTTAAGGATGAAGAATCCTATCCATTCTGTCACGACCTTTGGTGGTTACTTAGAAATATTTCAACAAAGAATACCAGAAAGAAAGATAGAAGGAAAGAAATGAAATGAGGAGATACATAACGGCTAAATTATGGCCTAAAACCTTTCCTTTAGGCATACGTATACCATACTAATTAGGACATAGTACTTACATCATTAATCTTGGAAATAAGCTTCAAAGACATAATATAAAATGATAAAGAAAGGAGATTAGGCCAACTAATTATGGGAATTGAACAAACTAATTGTGAATGATGCGAAAATGCCTCAAAACAGTTACCACGTTTAGGACTAAATTTATATACGTGACAATATAACTAATTTTTATCAGTGTATTTTAACACGTTGTATAAGTTATAAGTTTTATTTTTAACGTTACTAATCCCACTTACTATGGACATTTACATTCTATTTATGCTTTAGGTGATCTGAAAACTGTAAAACTCTTTGCAATGCTTGTCAAATAAAAGTTGAATCTCCAgggttttggattttttatacAAATAGCCGGCcgaatttattatttatttttcctatCCGATATATATTGACTATAAACAATTATATACATGTTACATATGGATTGTACATATATATTAT contains:
- the LOC104218092 gene encoding xyloglucan endotransglucosylase/hydrolase protein 2-like; its protein translation is MRSSLHLVCLFAFLLVLGAFASGAKDLPFNVNYHILFGNEHVVSFNRGRELQISMDKTSGSGFGSKANYGSGFFHMRIKLPDRDSAGVVTAFYLRSNTNNDHDEVDFEFLGNREGKPYTLQTNIFANGQGNREQRMHLWFDPTADFHNYKILWNQHQIVFFVDNIPFRVFKNKANIGVNYPSKPMQILATIWDGDNWATDGGLTKTNWSFAPFKAHFQDFDIIGCPISSINTNCNSPNFWWNQKKYWKLSSKQRKKYEEVKAKYMTYDYCVDKSRFSTPPPECFS